A single genomic interval of Methylocystis sp. IM3 harbors:
- a CDS encoding sigma-54 interaction domain-containing protein, protein MRILVSWLGAADLKSPEAEDKTDIGPVASTLAAREFDRVLLIADQDQKRVRKYEGWLRARLGAKKRVDLSIARVELSSPTNFEEIYSAVTHNVDQELRALPERPQLCFNLSSGTPAMAATWVILGKTKYRAELLQASRQKGVETASVPFDISLSPEFVTDALRLPDRRLEQASAGAVEAGVRFGDIIYRGLAMQRLIARAMKAAPRSVPILIEGESGTGKELLARAIHRASARRRKAFQVVNCGAIPGELLESELFGHVKGAFTGAIRDRVGHFESAHGGTLFLDEIGELPLSAQVKLLRAIQEGEIRRVGDDRTLQVDVRIIAATNRELAAEVAGGRFREDLFYRLAVLVLRMPPLREREGDLEPLIDGLLARINQQSAQEPGFTPRSISAEAKKQLMRQTWPGNVRELENTLRRAVVWCDGETIDAADVADALLPRATPRGDAVLNRALEPGVDLPELLADVARHYLTRAMAAAQGNKTRAAAMLSLPSYQTLANWLEKYGVGGMGAGPDARP, encoded by the coding sequence ATGCGTATCCTGGTCTCATGGCTCGGCGCCGCCGATCTGAAGTCGCCCGAGGCCGAGGACAAGACCGACATTGGTCCGGTCGCCTCGACGCTTGCGGCGCGCGAATTCGACCGTGTGCTGCTGATCGCCGATCAGGACCAAAAGCGCGTCCGGAAATATGAGGGCTGGCTGCGGGCGCGGCTCGGCGCCAAGAAGCGCGTTGACCTCTCGATCGCGCGCGTCGAGCTCTCAAGCCCGACGAATTTCGAAGAGATCTACTCGGCGGTCACGCACAACGTCGATCAAGAGCTGCGGGCTCTCCCGGAGCGGCCGCAGCTTTGCTTCAATCTGAGCTCCGGCACGCCGGCCATGGCGGCGACGTGGGTCATTCTCGGCAAAACCAAGTATCGAGCCGAGCTATTGCAGGCCTCGCGTCAGAAGGGCGTCGAGACGGCCTCGGTTCCGTTCGATATTTCGCTCTCTCCCGAATTTGTGACGGACGCGCTGCGTCTTCCGGATCGCCGGCTTGAACAGGCGAGCGCGGGCGCCGTGGAGGCGGGGGTCAGATTCGGCGACATCATCTACCGCGGGCTGGCGATGCAGCGGCTGATCGCGCGGGCGATGAAGGCCGCGCCGCGCTCTGTGCCGATCCTCATCGAGGGCGAGTCGGGCACGGGCAAGGAGCTGCTCGCCCGCGCCATTCATCGAGCGAGCGCGCGGCGGCGCAAGGCGTTTCAGGTGGTGAACTGCGGCGCCATTCCGGGCGAGCTCCTGGAGTCGGAGCTCTTCGGCCATGTGAAGGGCGCCTTCACGGGCGCGATCCGGGATCGCGTCGGCCATTTCGAATCGGCGCATGGCGGCACGCTGTTTCTGGACGAGATCGGCGAGTTGCCGCTCTCCGCGCAAGTGAAGCTGCTGCGCGCGATACAGGAGGGCGAAATCCGCCGCGTGGGCGACGACAGGACGCTCCAGGTCGATGTGCGCATCATCGCCGCCACCAATCGCGAGCTTGCGGCCGAGGTCGCTGGCGGGCGATTTCGCGAAGATTTGTTCTACCGGCTCGCCGTCCTTGTCCTGCGCATGCCGCCGCTGCGGGAGAGGGAAGGGGACCTCGAGCCCCTTATCGACGGCCTGCTCGCGCGGATTAACCAGCAGAGCGCGCAGGAGCCCGGTTTCACGCCGAGAAGCATCTCGGCGGAGGCGAAGAAACAGCTGATGCGCCAGACCTGGCCCGGTAACGTCCGCGAGCTGGAGAACACGCTACGCCGCGCGGTCGTGTGGTGCGACGGTGAGACCATCGACGCCGCCGATGTCGCCGATGCGCTGCTCCCGCGCGCGACGCCCCGCGGCGACGCCGTGCTGAACCGCGCGCTGGAGCCCGGCGTCGATCTGCCGGAGCTGCTGGCCGATGTCGCGCGGCACTATCTCACCCGCGCCATGGCGGCCGCGCAGGGCAACAAGACCCGCGCCGCAGCCATGCTCAGCCTGCCGAGTTATCAGACCCTCGCGAATTGGCTGGAGAAGTATGGCGTCGGCGGCATGGGCGCGGGTCCGGATGCGCGGCCGTGA
- a CDS encoding M15 family metallopeptidase, producing MNRKAFLAGSLLFAAAAHAEPPPGFSRLADVAPDISQDMRYAGRNNFTGHPVPGYDAPQCWLRTEAAKALAAAQAEAKTKGFSLVVYDCYRPRRAVSAFVDWSRRADQTTKPNYYPRLDKSQLFPQGYIAAQSTHSTGLAVDLGVAGWNFGTPFDFFDPRSWTKSRTTGDARAHRDVLVALMRRHGFENYPREWWHYTFKGAENAESYDAPVN from the coding sequence ATGAACAGAAAAGCCTTCCTCGCCGGCTCGCTTCTCTTCGCCGCCGCCGCGCACGCCGAGCCGCCGCCGGGTTTCTCGCGCCTTGCCGACGTCGCACCCGATATCAGTCAAGACATGCGCTATGCGGGCCGCAACAATTTCACCGGCCACCCCGTTCCCGGCTATGACGCGCCGCAATGCTGGTTGAGGACGGAAGCGGCCAAGGCGCTCGCCGCTGCGCAGGCCGAGGCGAAGACCAAGGGCTTCTCGCTCGTGGTTTATGATTGCTACCGCCCCAGGCGCGCCGTCTCGGCCTTTGTGGACTGGTCGCGACGCGCCGATCAAACCACCAAGCCCAACTATTATCCGCGCCTCGACAAGAGCCAGCTCTTCCCGCAGGGCTATATTGCGGCGCAATCCACCCACTCTACCGGCCTTGCGGTCGATCTGGGCGTCGCCGGGTGGAATTTCGGCACGCCATTCGATTTTTTCGATCCGCGCTCGTGGACGAAATCGAGGACGACCGGCGACGCCCGCGCGCATCGTGACGTGCTCGTCGCGCTCATGCGGCGCCATGGGTTTGAAAATTACCCGCGCGAATGGTGGCATTATACATTCAAGGGCGCCGAGAACGCCGAAAGTTACGACGCGCCGGTCAACTGA
- a CDS encoding lytic murein transglycosylase — MITNHSIIRLVALALLAWSAPACAAGCGRTAEGFPAWVQEFRRAAAVAGLSEGTIDASLGDVVYDRVVISRDRSQKVFRLSFEAFAARLITPRRLGQGRELMRRHAALLRQIEARYGVPPPVLVSIWGLETGFGADNGRFKTMQALATLAYDCRRGAHFTQELTDALRIVERGDMTATQMRGDWAGEIGQTQFMPSSYLNYAVDFDGDGRRDLVHSTSDALASTANFLKSKGWQAGAGFAEGEPNYPVFLEWNQARVYARTLAYFAGKLAAAQ; from the coding sequence ATGATAACAAATCATTCGATCATTCGCCTTGTGGCGCTGGCGCTGTTGGCATGGTCCGCGCCGGCGTGCGCTGCGGGCTGTGGGCGTACAGCGGAAGGATTTCCTGCGTGGGTGCAGGAGTTCAGGCGCGCCGCGGCGGTCGCAGGGCTTTCTGAAGGAACGATAGATGCGTCGCTCGGCGATGTCGTCTACGACCGCGTCGTTATCTCCCGCGACCGGAGCCAGAAGGTCTTTCGCTTGAGCTTCGAGGCTTTCGCAGCCCGGCTGATCACGCCGAGGCGCCTCGGTCAGGGGCGCGAACTCATGCGCCGTCACGCCGCCCTGTTGCGCCAGATCGAGGCCCGTTACGGCGTCCCGCCGCCCGTGCTCGTTTCCATCTGGGGCCTCGAGACTGGCTTTGGCGCCGACAACGGCCGTTTCAAGACGATGCAGGCCCTTGCGACGCTCGCCTACGACTGCCGGCGCGGCGCGCATTTCACGCAAGAGCTGACGGACGCGCTGCGAATTGTCGAACGCGGAGACATGACTGCGACGCAAATGCGCGGCGACTGGGCTGGTGAAATCGGCCAGACGCAATTCATGCCCTCGTCCTATCTCAACTACGCCGTTGACTTCGACGGCGACGGCCGCCGCGATCTCGTTCATTCGACCAGCGACGCATTGGCGTCCACGGCGAACTTTCTCAAGAGCAAGGGTTGGCAAGCGGGCGCTGGCTTTGCAGAAGGCGAACCCAATTATCCCGTCTTTCTGGAATGGAACCAGGCGCGGGTCTACGCCAGAACGCTCGCCTATTTCGCCGGCAAGCTCGCCGCAGCGCAGTAA
- a CDS encoding orotate phosphoribosyltransferase, with amino-acid sequence MSNDRQFAAQETAKALIEVQAVLVNTQKPFITTAGWASPVYIDMRKIISYPRLRRRLVDFATRAIERDIGYESLDVVAGGETAGIPFAAWISDSLMLPMQYVRKKPKGFGRNARIEGDLHENGRALLVEDLATDGGSKKDFVQALRDSGQRCDNVFVFFFYDIFAGAREDLGKLGINMHYLATWRDVLAVARAHRYFPEDALNEVESFIADPIAWSAAHGGADKPKG; translated from the coding sequence ATGTCCAACGACCGTCAATTCGCCGCGCAAGAGACCGCCAAGGCGCTGATCGAAGTGCAGGCAGTGCTCGTCAATACGCAGAAGCCCTTCATCACGACGGCGGGCTGGGCGTCGCCGGTCTATATCGACATGCGCAAGATCATCAGCTACCCGCGCCTGCGCCGGCGGCTTGTGGACTTCGCGACCCGCGCCATCGAGCGCGACATCGGCTATGAGTCGCTCGATGTAGTGGCCGGCGGCGAGACGGCCGGCATCCCCTTCGCGGCCTGGATCTCGGACAGCCTGATGCTGCCGATGCAATATGTGCGCAAGAAGCCCAAGGGCTTCGGCCGCAATGCGCGCATCGAAGGTGATCTGCACGAGAACGGCCGCGCCCTGCTTGTCGAAGACCTCGCCACCGACGGCGGCTCCAAGAAAGATTTCGTGCAGGCGCTGCGCGACTCGGGCCAACGCTGCGACAACGTCTTCGTTTTCTTCTTCTACGACATTTTCGCCGGCGCACGCGAAGACCTCGGCAAGCTTGGCATCAACATGCACTACCTCGCCACCTGGCGCGACGTGCTCGCGGTCGCGCGCGCGCATCGCTATTTCCCCGAGGATGCGCTGAATGAGGTCGAGTCCTTCATCGCCGACCCGATCGCCTGGTCGGCGGCGCATGGCGGGGCGGACAAGCCCAAGGGGTAA
- a CDS encoding DUF2165 family protein, with product MVVRIAKMAVAAAMGVLMLIVALDNVLDYGTNFDVVQHILSMDMVPPSPFKWRAIASPALHHLFYVFIIVVEFASGALALYGAWLLWGARAGGAGIFNTTKKTAIAGVALGFLLYSFGFMTVGGEWFQMWRAGVYNLQEPAFRFIGMLGLSLVFISLADMDLI from the coding sequence GTGGTCGTGCGAATTGCAAAGATGGCGGTCGCCGCGGCGATGGGCGTGTTGATGCTCATCGTCGCGCTCGACAACGTTCTCGATTACGGGACGAATTTCGACGTCGTGCAGCATATTCTTTCGATGGACATGGTCCCGCCAAGTCCATTCAAATGGCGCGCCATCGCCAGCCCGGCGCTGCACCATCTTTTCTATGTCTTCATCATCGTCGTCGAGTTTGCGTCGGGCGCGCTCGCGCTCTACGGCGCGTGGCTGCTGTGGGGGGCGCGGGCAGGGGGCGCCGGCATCTTCAATACGACGAAAAAGACCGCAATCGCCGGCGTCGCGCTGGGCTTCCTGCTTTATTCCTTCGGCTTCATGACCGTTGGCGGCGAATGGTTCCAGATGTGGCGCGCAGGCGTGTACAACTTGCAGGAGCCGGCCTTCCGCTTCATCGGCATGCTCGGGCTCTCGCTGGTTTTCATCTCGCTCGCCGATATGGACCTGATCTAG
- a CDS encoding JmjC domain-containing protein, protein MPDFGLEELLRPVGARAFALEHFEKKPLFLQRSSASYHASLFRLEDMDRLHLLSRPQYTQVFAIDSRRKIATDEYADARGEVDALRLFELFEEGATIVHRNVDAYCASVATLCRSMEKYFNSPFSANAYWAPAGGRAFPVHYDANNVFALQISGSKQWRVYPSQTLPLRDEHCYDALADENPLAQYALNAGDMLYVPRGFPHLVCAADQPSLHISLYSFPYTWVDVLQRSVADALRKDAAFRASLPMGFLGADRADLEEAFSRLINRLAETARLELGLRSIWNELLSSRSPWIENPRESVGQAHALSQNSWIEVRKDLLYSIETGPDAIRLMGQGVAVSFDPSVLSGLIFALQTARFQIQELPGPPEAAGKLDLVRTLVLNGFCAVSRQDGGPA, encoded by the coding sequence ATGCCGGATTTCGGTCTCGAAGAATTGCTGCGCCCGGTCGGCGCGCGCGCATTTGCGCTGGAGCATTTCGAAAAGAAACCGCTTTTTCTGCAGAGGTCATCCGCCAGTTATCACGCGTCGCTCTTTCGTCTGGAGGACATGGACAGGCTCCATCTCCTGTCGCGTCCACAGTACACGCAAGTTTTTGCCATCGACAGCCGAAGGAAGATCGCGACCGACGAATATGCAGACGCGCGCGGCGAGGTCGATGCGTTGCGTCTGTTCGAGCTTTTTGAAGAGGGCGCAACGATCGTTCACAGAAACGTCGACGCCTATTGCGCCTCCGTTGCGACGCTCTGCCGTTCAATGGAGAAATATTTCAACTCGCCGTTTTCCGCCAATGCGTACTGGGCTCCGGCGGGGGGGCGGGCTTTTCCTGTTCACTACGACGCCAATAATGTCTTCGCGCTGCAAATCTCCGGCTCGAAGCAATGGCGCGTCTATCCTTCGCAGACGTTGCCGCTGCGAGATGAGCATTGCTATGATGCTTTAGCCGACGAAAATCCGCTGGCGCAATATGCGCTCAACGCCGGCGACATGCTTTACGTTCCCCGAGGCTTCCCGCACCTTGTCTGCGCGGCGGATCAGCCCTCCTTACATATCTCCCTTTACAGTTTCCCCTACACTTGGGTCGATGTTCTCCAACGCTCGGTAGCGGATGCCCTGAGAAAGGATGCAGCTTTCCGTGCGAGTCTCCCCATGGGTTTTCTCGGCGCCGATCGTGCGGACCTGGAAGAAGCGTTCTCGCGTCTGATCAACAGGCTTGCGGAAACGGCGCGCCTCGAGCTCGGCCTGCGCTCGATCTGGAATGAGCTGCTCTCGAGCCGATCTCCGTGGATCGAAAATCCGAGAGAAAGCGTCGGACAGGCTCATGCGCTTTCCCAAAACAGCTGGATCGAGGTCCGAAAGGACCTGCTCTATTCGATCGAGACGGGCCCGGACGCTATAAGGCTGATGGGGCAGGGCGTTGCGGTCTCCTTCGATCCTTCCGTTCTTTCCGGCCTGATTTTTGCGCTGCAAACCGCAAGGTTTCAGATTCAGGAATTGCCCGGCCCCCCGGAGGCGGCGGGTAAACTGGATCTCGTCAGGACGCTCGTCCTCAATGGTTTTTGCGCCGTCTCGCGACAAGACGGCGGCCCGGCGTAA
- a CDS encoding type II toxin-antitoxin system death-on-curing family toxin — protein MKTDAAGGWRFLDRAIALAIHEEALAAHGGAVGLISEDALTAALRRPLDVARANPGCDAARLAAACAGGFIRSHPFVQGKKRVALVALELFLADNGYALAASDEECFLVLAQFAHREIDEEALAAWVRAHILPSRR, from the coding sequence ATGAAGACCGACGCAGCGGGAGGCTGGCGCTTCCTCGATCGTGCAATTGCGCTCGCCATTCACGAGGAAGCGCTGGCCGCGCACGGCGGCGCCGTGGGATTGATCAGCGAGGACGCCCTGACGGCCGCGCTGCGGCGACCGCTGGATGTTGCGCGCGCTAATCCCGGCTGTGACGCGGCGCGCCTTGCGGCCGCCTGCGCCGGCGGCTTTATCCGCAGCCATCCCTTCGTGCAGGGCAAGAAACGTGTGGCGCTCGTCGCGCTCGAGCTGTTTCTGGCTGACAATGGTTACGCTCTTGCGGCCAGCGACGAAGAATGCTTCCTCGTCCTCGCGCAGTTCGCTCATCGGGAGATCGACGAGGAGGCGCTCGCGGCATGGGTGCGGGCTCACATTTTACCGTCTCGACGGTAG
- a CDS encoding class I SAM-dependent methyltransferase, translating to MDDQYEDIGAAYQGARQAPTSLFLEAPSVIKAIGRLDGKRAIDFACGEGFYSRILKRLGAPVVVGVDLSPQMIELARREEDHAPLGVSYFVGDASVKRKFGTFDIATAVFLFNYAEDIETLESMVSNVSDNLSDNGRLLAVVPSPDFVNGRKDTLPYGYFIEELQRNETGARFRMHFYGESEFSIDCMQWDREIYEMVLARNGFSQIEWIRFEVTPEGILEFGEEFWRATLSNPKSVILSAVKG from the coding sequence ATGGACGATCAATACGAGGACATTGGCGCGGCCTATCAAGGGGCGAGGCAAGCGCCGACATCGCTCTTTCTGGAAGCGCCATCCGTCATCAAAGCGATTGGCCGGTTGGACGGCAAGCGCGCGATCGACTTCGCCTGCGGAGAGGGTTTTTATTCGAGAATTCTGAAAAGGCTTGGCGCTCCGGTTGTGGTGGGAGTGGATCTCTCGCCGCAGATGATCGAGCTCGCGCGCAGGGAGGAGGATCACGCGCCTTTGGGCGTAAGTTACTTCGTGGGCGATGCCTCGGTGAAAAGGAAGTTTGGAACCTTCGACATTGCGACCGCAGTATTTCTATTCAATTATGCGGAAGATATCGAGACGCTCGAAAGCATGGTTTCAAATGTATCCGACAATCTGTCGGATAATGGTCGGCTTCTCGCAGTCGTGCCCAGTCCAGATTTCGTAAACGGCCGTAAGGACACATTGCCTTATGGCTACTTCATCGAAGAATTGCAGCGTAACGAGACGGGCGCGCGCTTCAGGATGCATTTCTACGGGGAGTCTGAATTTTCGATCGACTGCATGCAATGGGATCGGGAAATCTATGAAATGGTCCTCGCACGCAACGGCTTTTCTCAGATCGAATGGATACGCTTCGAGGTGACGCCTGAAGGTATTCTCGAATTCGGCGAGGAGTTTTGGCGCGCGACCTTGTCGAACCCCAAAAGCGTCATTCTTTCCGCGGTGAAGGGATGA
- a CDS encoding AbrB/MazE/SpoVT family DNA-binding domain-containing protein: MSDTDPIEAYGVLKVIRIGNSLGVVLPREIVADLAVEKGDRVFLTRSPEGYRLTKSDPEFERRVVLAKRIMSKRHNALRELSKLG; the protein is encoded by the coding sequence ATGAGCGACACTGATCCGATTGAAGCCTATGGCGTGTTGAAGGTCATACGCATCGGCAATTCGCTGGGCGTCGTTCTGCCGCGGGAGATCGTCGCCGATCTTGCTGTCGAGAAGGGCGACAGGGTTTTTCTCACCCGCTCGCCCGAGGGCTATCGCCTGACGAAAAGCGACCCTGAGTTCGAGCGCCGCGTGGTGTTGGCGAAACGCATCATGAGCAAAAGACATAACGCGCTGCGCGAGTTGTCGAAGCTCGGATGA
- a CDS encoding type I restriction-modification system subunit M N-terminal domain-containing protein, with the protein MLTGEIRNQVDKIWDAFWSGGVSNPLSVIEQITYLLFIQQLEEIRLVVETSTIHVWSPHFAASSPSRLPRHGYGTRQ; encoded by the coding sequence ATGCTCACCGGCGAAATCCGCAATCAGGTCGACAAGATATGGGACGCCTTCTGGTCCGGCGGCGTCTCCAATCCGCTCTCTGTCATCGAGCAGATCACCTACCTCCTGTTCATCCAGCAGCTGGAAGAAATACGGCTTGTGGTAGAAACCTCGACCATCCATGTCTGGAGCCCGCACTTCGCGGCGAGTTCACCCAGTAGGTTGCCAAGGCATGGATATGGGACGCGCCAGTGA
- a CDS encoding zinc-binding dehydrogenase yields the protein MRQIWITKAGRPEVLQVKEAPDPATQAGELRIRVEASGVNFADILARLGIYPDLPGLPAVVGYEVAGSVDAVGPGADPHWLGRDVFAATRFGGYSDLVCAPESQVFLRPAGMSAQQGAALPVNYLTAWQLVVVMGGLKAGETMLVHSAGGGVGIAATQIAKHIGARVIGVASAWKHAELEKLGADHLLDVQGDLEESVRDLTGGRGVELVLDPIAGSSFKRSFRMLSATGRLGMFGVSSFANAKERDLFNVVKSLFGTPLFQFMPMTLINANKGAFGVNLGRMWGETDRMRLWAEDLRALWAKGAIKPRIDRTFSFDEAPLAHHHLQDRKNIGKVLLTP from the coding sequence ATGCGACAAATCTGGATCACGAAGGCGGGGCGGCCCGAAGTCCTCCAGGTGAAGGAAGCACCCGATCCCGCGACGCAAGCGGGCGAGCTGCGCATCCGCGTCGAGGCGAGCGGCGTCAATTTCGCCGATATTCTTGCGCGACTCGGCATCTATCCGGATCTGCCCGGCCTTCCGGCCGTCGTGGGCTATGAAGTGGCCGGGTCGGTCGACGCCGTCGGCCCCGGCGCCGATCCGCATTGGCTTGGACGCGATGTCTTCGCGGCCACGCGCTTTGGCGGATATTCGGACCTCGTCTGCGCGCCGGAAAGTCAGGTCTTCCTGCGCCCGGCCGGCATGTCGGCGCAGCAGGGCGCCGCGCTGCCCGTGAATTATCTCACCGCGTGGCAATTGGTCGTCGTCATGGGCGGGCTGAAGGCGGGCGAGACGATGCTGGTGCATTCGGCGGGCGGCGGCGTCGGCATCGCGGCGACTCAGATCGCGAAACATATCGGCGCGCGCGTGATCGGCGTCGCCTCCGCGTGGAAACACGCCGAACTCGAGAAGCTAGGCGCCGATCACCTTCTCGATGTGCAAGGCGATCTCGAAGAAAGTGTTCGCGACTTGACCGGGGGACGTGGCGTCGAGCTTGTGCTCGATCCGATCGCAGGCTCCTCATTCAAGCGCAGTTTTCGAATGCTCTCCGCCACCGGCCGCCTTGGCATGTTTGGCGTCTCCTCCTTCGCAAACGCCAAGGAGCGCGACCTCTTCAACGTGGTGAAATCTCTCTTCGGCACACCCCTGTTCCAGTTCATGCCGATGACGCTCATCAACGCGAACAAGGGCGCCTTCGGCGTCAATCTCGGGCGCATGTGGGGCGAGACGGATCGTATGCGTCTCTGGGCGGAGGACTTGCGCGCCCTTTGGGCAAAAGGCGCGATCAAGCCGCGCATCGACCGGACGTTCAGCTTCGACGAGGCGCCGCTCGCGCATCATCATCTTCAGGACCGCAAGAACATTGGAAAGGTGCTGCTGACGCCGTAG
- a CDS encoding glutathione S-transferase N-terminal domain-containing protein, giving the protein MIDLYYWPTPNGHKITILLEETGLAYRIRPVDIGKGDQFKPEFLAISPNNRMPAIVDHAPADGGAEVAIFESGAILLYLAEKTGRLLPQDLRGRMRALQWLFWQVGGLGPMAGQNHHFAKYAPARIPYAIERYRNETARLYGVLDRALAQSPYVAGDYSIADIACYPWIVPHEDQGQDLDDFPRLKRWFESIRARPAVARAYAAGAPYERRRMDFTALEREILFGQTAARPDEK; this is encoded by the coding sequence ATGATCGACCTGTATTACTGGCCCACGCCCAACGGCCATAAAATCACGATCCTTCTGGAAGAGACGGGCCTCGCCTACCGGATCAGACCCGTCGACATCGGCAAGGGCGATCAGTTCAAGCCTGAGTTTCTCGCGATTTCGCCGAACAACCGCATGCCCGCGATCGTCGACCACGCGCCCGCCGACGGCGGGGCCGAAGTCGCAATCTTCGAATCCGGGGCCATACTGCTCTATCTCGCCGAGAAAACCGGCCGGCTGCTTCCGCAGGACCTGCGCGGGCGCATGCGCGCGCTGCAATGGCTGTTCTGGCAGGTCGGCGGCCTCGGGCCCATGGCCGGGCAGAATCACCATTTCGCCAAATACGCTCCGGCCCGCATCCCCTACGCCATCGAACGCTACCGCAACGAGACCGCCCGCCTCTATGGCGTGCTCGATCGGGCGCTGGCGCAATCGCCCTATGTCGCGGGCGACTATTCCATCGCCGACATCGCCTGCTACCCCTGGATCGTCCCGCATGAGGACCAGGGACAGGACCTCGACGACTTCCCGCGCCTCAAGCGCTGGTTCGAATCGATCAGGGCGCGGCCCGCTGTCGCCCGCGCCTATGCCGCCGGCGCGCCCTACGAGCGACGCCGCATGGATTTCACGGCGCTGGAGCGGGAGATTCTCTTCGGCCAGACGGCCGCGCGCCCGGACGAAAAATAG
- a CDS encoding peptide-binding protein, with protein MPHFAEVPMSGNLTKGLFIGALGLGAAFASPAGAADRCMVTDPTGTPLNIRDQQKNIIGTIPNGRIVVVRRVGEDNEGKPWALVMTPAGRTLGWVYREFISCY; from the coding sequence ATGCCGCATTTTGCGGAGGTTCCAATGTCAGGGAATTTAACTAAGGGTCTTTTCATCGGGGCGCTGGGCCTGGGCGCTGCTTTCGCCAGTCCCGCAGGCGCGGCGGACCGCTGCATGGTCACCGATCCAACGGGCACGCCGCTCAATATCCGCGATCAGCAGAAGAATATCATCGGCACAATTCCGAACGGCCGAATCGTCGTTGTCCGCCGGGTAGGAGAGGACAACGAGGGAAAACCGTGGGCGCTCGTCATGACGCCGGCCGGCAGGACGCTCGGCTGGGTCTATCGTGAGTTCATCAGCTGCTACTGA
- a CDS encoding patatin-like phospholipase family protein: MSAGKTAFVLAGGGSLGCVQVGMLRALLAAGVAPDFVVGSSVGALNASYFAAYPHAEGVEALATIWFGLRRRDVFPFSMTTALAVLKGRDYLVDPAPLRRLVEKTLPFRRLEEAPLPVHLVATDMQGIAVPLSQGDAVEAIMASAAVPGVFPPVEIDDVSLMDGAVAANTPLSLAAALGARRVFILPTGYACDLEGPPSGAVARALHAITLLIAWQLMRDIERLPEEIEVRMAPALCPLNVSPYDFSQAESLISRATLSTRRWIEQGGLTRPASPRQLAPHHHQHAGHPATHSM; this comes from the coding sequence ATGAGCGCAGGGAAGACAGCCTTTGTCCTCGCCGGCGGCGGCAGTCTCGGTTGTGTGCAGGTCGGGATGCTGCGCGCTTTGCTTGCGGCGGGCGTGGCGCCGGATTTTGTCGTCGGCTCCTCCGTGGGCGCCTTGAACGCCAGCTATTTCGCGGCCTATCCGCACGCCGAAGGCGTCGAGGCTCTGGCGACCATCTGGTTCGGCCTGCGCCGCAGGGATGTGTTTCCGTTCAGCATGACCACGGCTCTGGCCGTGCTCAAGGGACGCGACTATCTCGTCGATCCAGCGCCGCTCAGACGCCTCGTCGAGAAAACGCTCCCGTTTCGGCGGCTCGAGGAGGCGCCTCTGCCGGTTCATCTCGTCGCGACGGACATGCAGGGCATCGCCGTGCCGCTGTCGCAGGGAGACGCCGTAGAAGCGATCATGGCGAGCGCCGCCGTGCCCGGCGTCTTTCCGCCTGTCGAGATCGACGACGTTTCATTGATGGATGGCGCGGTCGCCGCCAATACGCCGCTCAGCCTCGCGGCTGCCCTCGGCGCACGGCGGGTATTCATTTTGCCGACCGGCTACGCCTGCGATCTCGAGGGCCCCCCGTCGGGCGCCGTGGCGCGGGCGCTGCACGCCATCACTTTGCTCATCGCGTGGCAATTGATGCGCGACATCGAACGATTGCCCGAAGAAATCGAAGTGCGCATGGCGCCGGCGCTCTGCCCGCTCAACGTATCGCCTTATGATTTCTCGCAGGCCGAAAGCCTGATCTCGCGGGCGACCCTGTCGACGCGCAGATGGATCGAGCAGGGCGGCTTGACGAGACCCGCGTCGCCCCGTCAGCTTGCGCCACACCACCATCAGCACGCTGGACATCCGGCGACACATTCGATGTGA